In Streptomyces capitiformicae, one genomic interval encodes:
- a CDS encoding helix-turn-helix transcriptional regulator — translation MPTRLPDRYLTPENLVELFELPSVETVYQWRRKRIGPRGFRVGRYIRYDPEHVRAWVKSQMEGAAA, via the coding sequence ATGCCGACCCGACTGCCTGACCGCTACCTCACGCCTGAGAACCTGGTTGAACTCTTCGAACTGCCCAGCGTCGAAACCGTCTACCAGTGGCGGAGGAAGCGCATCGGTCCTCGGGGATTCCGGGTAGGCCGGTACATCCGGTACGACCCCGAACACGTGCGGGCGTGGGTCAAGTCCCAGATGGAAGGGGCTGCCGCCTGA